Part of the Herpetosiphonaceae bacterium genome is shown below.
ACGGATGGTCGCAACAGGCACGCTGAACTCGATCAACGCCGCCTGGCTGCGGATTTCGATGAACCCGGCAACAGGCAACGGCGGCACCTGCTACGGTGACTCCGGCGGCCCGAACTTCCTGGGAACAACAGATATTGTGGCCGCGACAACCATCACCGGCGACGCGATCTGCCGCTCAACCAACGTCACGTACCGTCTCGATACACCGTCAGCGCGGGCGTTCCTCGCCCCGTTCGTCACCCTGCCATAGCAGCGCCACGACAACGCAGGGGCGGTGAGCTTCCCATGCTCGACCGCCCCTGCGTTTCAGCTTCACCGGGCATCACTGGTCTTGAGCGATGCAGCAACCTGATACTCCACACCTCGACGCGGATAGCTCTTGTTGCGGATCGTTCCGGTCCAGCCGTGTTACAGCTCGCGTCCCTCAGTCGCGCTCGCAGCTCGGCGGGGCAGGTTCCAGGTCCGATCGCTGCCTCGCTGGTCGCGCGTATTCTTTTGCACAGTAATCGCCGCGAAAAGGCTGAGCACAAAGGCCATGCCATAAAACCCCTTTTCGCTCAGGAGCATGGTCGCGTTCCATAAGCCGACGACCAAGAGCACAATTGCGATGATGACGGATGCCCAGCTCAAGCCAAGATAGAGCGGGGTGACGGGAATGCCTTCGTCTCGATCCCGTACACTTTTTTGGATGGACACGGCGGCGAAGAGGCCGTACAGTAGCACCGTGAGATAATAGCCCTTTTCCGACAACAGCATGGAGGCATTCCAGAGGCCGATCAGAAAGGCCAGGATGCCTACGATGAGGGCGGCCCAGGATGCGGCAATAAAAGCATTCGACGGCTGCGACGTGTCAGGTTTCATGTGGGTCCTCCTGAGGGCTGGTGAGACAAGCCGTACAACAAATCGTCCGGCACGTGCGCCGCGCCAAGCGGTGCATGATTGACAATACCAGCAAGCGTACTGCACATTCCAGGGGTTAAACTGTACAAAACTGGATGAGATCGGGCCGCAGGAGGTGGGGAAGGGAT
Proteins encoded:
- the yiaA gene encoding inner membrane protein YiaA yields the protein MKPDTSQPSNAFIAASWAALIVGILAFLIGLWNASMLLSEKGYYLTVLLYGLFAAVSIQKSVRDRDEGIPVTPLYLGLSWASVIIAIVLLVVGLWNATMLLSEKGFYGMAFVLSLFAAITVQKNTRDQRGSDRTWNLPRRAASATEGREL